The DNA segment ggggggggacaagggggtgtCGTGGCTGTgtcgtgtgtgtgtttgtgtcccccccccagaaatGCACAGCCCACCCTAGGGCGGCTGCAGGGACCAGCCggggggggctggctgggagcacCCCATTTTTACTCGCCCCCCCGTGCTTGGTGGTGGCACCGCCCcggctttcctcctcctcctcctcttcctcctcctcctcctcctcaccttcctTCCCCCGCTGGAATAAGGGGGGCTCCGGTACCAGCCCCCCGGCCCCCAGCGGGACCCCGGAAAACCCGGGGTACAGGAGCAGCGATGGGGGACCCCCGACTGGGGGGGCAGCAGaggcggggggcggctggggggggccGGGACGTGACCGGGGAAGGTGGCCCAGGCGGGTGTTGGGGTGGCCAGGGCTGGCAGCGGCGAAGGGAAGGCAACCAGGGGGGGAAGCTCCTCCGGGACCCCCAAAAGGCAGCAGGAGCCCCCCAagcatgggggggacacggagccGAAGCCTGTGGGGCAGCGagaaatggggtgggggggggggccagcGGTGGCAAACGGCATGGGccgaggtgggagggggggggcggggggggggggtggtgacacAACGGGGCGTGTGTCACCCCGATTATGTCTCCTTTGTCCTGGGCACCctccgggttggggggggggggggtgtttgggggggctGCCCCCTCTTTTCTCCCAGCCGCAGCCACTGGGTGCTGCTGTGGGACCGGGCAACGGcgcctgcctgccctggggctgcaggaaggaccccccccccccccccccccagcttgaACCCAGGACCGCGAGCCCCCACCGGACCCCCAAAAACactgctcccccctgccctgccctgtccccaaaccccccccccctccgcctccacCCAGGACCCCGAGCCCCCACCGCACCCCCAAAAACGCTGCTcccccctgctctgtcccctagACCCCCCCTCCTGCACCCAGGGTCCCGAGCCCCCACCGCACCCCCAAAAACCCTTGCACCcacttctctcccctgccctgtccccaacccccccccccctccacccaggACCCTGAGCCCCCACCGCACCCCCAAAAAcgctgctcccccctgccctgcccgttcccttgccccccccctccacctgcaCCCAGGGTTCTGAGCCCCCAccgcaccctgcacccccaaaaacCATGGCACCCActgctccccccctgccctgcctgtccctgacctccccccccacccccaacctgcACCCAGGACCtcgacacccccacccccccccccttttcccccacgCAGGGTGGACTTACAGGTCCTGGTGGGGGCCACCCCCTTCTCCAGCACGTGGGGGTGCCGGGGGTGTCGGGGCCCCCAGTGCCAGCCCAGCGGTTCCCCCAGCACCCTCCGGCTCAGCaccaactggggggggggggaacgacacgAAAGGGGATGTGGCAGCACCAGGGAAGGCTACAGCCTGTCCAAAGGGGGTGTCACAGGCCACATGGGGTTCCCCGGCCCCCCCCTACCTGGCTGGGCACGGTGGGGGGCACGACgggggggtggcagaggccggTGCCCGGGCAGTGGGTGTCCCACAGCGggcagctgaggaagaggagtttGCTGAAGTTGAACTTGTAGGTGAAGCGTTTGCCCTTGGTCTTGTGCAGGATGCGCTTGTTGTAGTagtacctggggggggggggacgatgggaccggggggggggttaacagatggatggacacccccCACCGAGGGCTGGGAACCGAGTGAGCTGAAGGGCCCCGCTGGGGTGGTGGATGTCACCTGTTGGGCCACCTTGGGATGGCAGATGCCACCACGTTGGGTCTTCTTGGGGTGGTGGGTACCACCCTGTTGGCTCCCACCCTGTGGGGTCCCCTTGGGATGGCAGATGCCACTCCTTTGGGTCCCTTTGGGGTGGTGGGTACCACCCTGTTGGCTCCCACCCTGTGGGGTCCTCTTGGGATGGCAGATGCCACTCCTTTGGGTCCCTTTGGGGTGGTGGGTACCACCCTGTTGGCTCCCACCCTGTAGGGTCCCCTTGGGACGGCAGATGCCACCACGTTGggtctccttgggatggtgggtaCCACCCTGTGGAGTCACCCTGGGGTAGCAAATGCCACCCTGTTGGGTCTCCTTGAGATGGTGGATGTCACCCTGTGGGATTCCTTGGGATGGCAAAGGCCACCTGGTTGGGTCTTCTTGGGATGGTGGATGCCACCCCATTGGGTCCCCTTGGGATGGCAGATGCCACCCCAGTTGGATCACCTTGGGGTGGTGGATGGCGCCCTGTTGGGTCCACTTGGAATCACAAAAGCCACCCTGCTGGGTCCCCGTGGGATGACAAATGCCACCCTGGGGGGTCACCTTGGGGTGGAAAATGCCACCCTGTTGAGTCCCCTTGGGATGGTGGACGCCACCCCATGGGGTCACCTTGGAGTGGTGGATGCCACCCTGTTGGGTCCCTTTGGGAAGGTGGATGCCACCCTGTGGAGTCCCCTTGGGATGGCAGATACCACCCTGTTGggtctccttgggatggtggatGCCACCCCATGGAGTCACCTTGAGGTGGTAGATGCCACCCCAGTTGGGTCACCTTGGAGTGGCAGATGTCACCCTGTGGGATATCCTTGGGATGGTGATTGCCATCCTGTAGGGTCACCTTGGGGTGGCAAATGCCACCCTGTTGGGTCCCTTTGGGATGGTGGATGCCACCCTCTTGGCTCCCACCCTGTTTTGTCCCTATGGGCTGGTAAATGCCACCCTGTTGGGTCCCCTTGAGATGCTGGATTTCACCCCGGGATGGCAGATGCCACCCCGTTGGGTTCCCTGGGATGGTGAGGACCCTGCCCCGCCACgtcccccatccccctgtgccacctGAGGGCCCGGCTCAGCTTGTCGTAGTTCATCTGGGGTTTGCattttctcctgccccacagccgggCCACCTCCTCGGGGTCCTTGATGACAAACTCCCCGTACTCGCCCTGCTGCCAGGCGATGACGTGGCGGAACTcctccttctgcagcagctccaggatgAAATGCCATAACTGGATCTGCCGGGAGCCGGGGCTGGACTCGCCTTTGTACGCCCACTCTGGGAACACCAGCCCTGGGGAGCGAGCGGGACACGCTCAGGGCTctctggggacaaggggacatcaCTCCAAGGtcacttcttccccccccccccccgccatggcagCTCCGTGCCCCATCCCGGGGGGCATCTCTCCGTGATGAGATCCGTGCCCCATCCCCGAGTGGCTGTGGGtctgcagagggatggagccTGGGTGGGGGCAGGCTGAGGGTggccccccccacccaccctggcccccccccctgcccccagggctCTGTCCCCTCGCTGGGCGCTCACCTGGGAGCCAGCAGGAGCCGGGCAGGACGGGCAGCCccggggacaggcaggagcaCTGCATCCGCCGGCCTGCGGGCACAAAGCACAGCACCCGGGGGGCAcccagcaccgggggggggcacccagcatCATGGGGTACACCCTGAACTGGGGGGAggcacccagccctgggggggggggattcacCCACCTCCTCGGATGTACCCAGCTCCAGGGACGCACCCAGCATTGTGGGGGTACACCTCGaactgggggggggcacccagcatTGTGGGGGTACACCCTGCACCAAGGGGAtacacccagccctgggggggcacccagcatCATGGGGTACACCCTGAACCGGGGGGAGGCACCCAGCATCGGGGGGTACAGCCAGCATCGGGGAATGCACCCAACACTGGGGATGTGTGCCCAGCACCGGGGGGAGGCACCCAGCATTGTGGGGGTACACCAGCATTGTGGGGGTACACTCAGCACCGGGGGGAGGCACCCAGCATTGTAGGGGTACACCCTGAACTGGGGGGAggcacccagccctgggggatgCTCCCAGCACCGGGGAAGCACCCACCCCCCACTGGGACGCACCCAACCCCGGGGGGGATTCACCCACCTCCTCGGATGTACCCAGCTCCAGGGATGCACCCAGCATTGTGGGGGTACACCCCGAactggggggggcacccagcatCGTGGGGGTACACCCAGCATCGGGGGAGGCACCCAGAATCATGGGGGTACACCCTGAACCGGGGATGTGCCCTGCACCGGAGGGGGCACCCAGCATCGTGGGGTACACCCAGCACTCGGGGGGCACCCAGCACCAGGGGGGGCACCCAGCATCATGGGGTACACCCAGCACCCGGGgggcacccagccctgggggatgCTCCCAGCGCCAGAGAAGCACCCACCACTGGGATGCACCCAACTGCACTGGGGGGGATGCACCCAACTCTGGGGGGAAGCACCCACCACTGGGATGCATCCCACCATTTGGGGGATGGACCCACCATCCAGGATGCACCCACCATCTGGGATGCACCCAGCACGGGGGGGGATGCACCCAGCTCTGGGGGGGAAGCACCCACCACTTgggatgctcccagccctggTGGGATATACCCAGCTCTAGGGATGCACCCAGCATTTTGGGGGTACACCCAGCACCGGGGGGGATGCACCCAACACTGGGATGCACCGACCATTTGGGGGATGGACCCACCATCCAGGATGCACCCACCATCTGGGATGCACCCAACTGCACTGGGGGGGATGCACCCACCACCAGGGATGCACCCACCATCCGGGATGCACCCACCACAGGAGGGGATTCCCCCACCACCAGGGATGCACCCACAATTTAGGGGATGGACCCACCATCTGGGAAGCACCCAGCTCTGGGGGGGAAGCACCCACCACTGGGATGCATCCCACCATTTGGGGGACGGACCCACCATCCAGGATGCACCCACCATCTGGGATGCACCCAGCACCGGGGGGGATGCACCCAAATCTGGGGGGATGCACCCACCACAGGGATGCACCCACAATTTGGGGGATGCACCCACCATCCGGGATGCACCCACCACAGGAGGAGATTCACCCACCACCAGGGATGCACCCAGCATTTTGGGGGTACACCCAGCACCGAGGGGATGCACCCAACACTGGGGATGCACCCATCATGGTGGGGGTACCCccagcagtggggggggggggggcttcaccCATCACTTGGGGGTTGTGCCCAGCAGAGGGGATGCACCctggactgggggggggggggggcttcaccCACCACCGGGGATGGACCCAGTGGCATGGGGGCGCACCCCCCCACCAggatacaccccccccccccaccggcacGCACGCAGCACTTGGGGGATACACCcagtactgggggggggggggtgtgtgacgCTGTGCTGCTCCATGACCCCCCCCAGTGGGGCCAGGACAGGCCACCCCGCTGCCACTCGTGGGGACAGTCATGTCCCCACTTCTGGGGGGGGTTcagcatcaccaaaaaaaaaaacacaaccaaaccccccaaaccaccaTCCCCGACCGCTTCCCGTGAggtcccagggtggggggggacactcacctgcgggggggggggagcttcctgggtgggagctgctgggcaggaggAACCCACTGAGGGTCTCAGGGAGCATCACCTGGGTATATaaaaggtgagggggggggacacgtgtTAAGTGTAAATCTGcttacagccccccccccccccccccaccccggcagggaggagagggagcgaGGAATGGccgagaaggagggggggggtggggggtgggagtggAAAGTCGgggtgtggggttgggggggaggggtgggggagattCGGGGGTCCCCGCGAAGGAGCCGCTGCCGAAACCCCTCCTGGTCGGTGCCCCTTTGGGCTGTGGGGTGCCCGGAGCCCCCGTTTCATCTGAGCGAGATTCCCGATTCagccaaaaaccaaacaaaaaattaaaaaaaaaaatgggaaaataaagagatttgggggaaaaaaaatgggaaaattaaaGAATGGCTtcgtttcccccccaccccgccccggccccctcctctccctcgctCGACGCTTCCCCGACCCCGTGCCCCCCACCCGGTAAATAAAAATGGGGCGATTTGGGATATTTGGGATAtttgggatggagcaggagggaaaACAGGGCCCCGAGAGCCCCCAGAACCAAAGGGCAGAAGGCTGCGacaccggcccccccccccgggggggggtcagAAAGGCTTCGtgcctattttttcccctctcctaatTTGCTTCCCTCTCCTTTATTCTCCATCTCGCACTAACGAGGGTCTCGAAGGCTCTTCCAAggggtggggacccccccccccccaccctcgtGAGCCCCAATGGGGGGGTTGTTGAGCCCCGGGGGTGTTTTCCTGGGGTGAGGGTGTGTCGTcgtcctccccccccacccccacccccccccccggattagGGGGAGAGGAGTAGACGTGGAGGGGGGGCTCCAAATCAAGAGGGGGGGCTCCAAATCAGGACAGAGGGTCCCCActgggggggtgggcagggagccaggacacctgggtccccccaggaTGGAGGAGGGGGACACCgagggggggttcgggggggggtttggggctgATCCTGACTGGCCGGGCTGGGATTTGGCCGGGTTCCTGCTCCTTTATCTCTCCCAAATCCCGCTCCAATCTCCTTAGCGtgctccccccacacacacacccccaccccccccgacacccccagcCCTAGGGGGGGGGCATCGCCCCCCGGAGAGGCAGAGGTGAAGGGTCTGtttgtttaaaagcatttaatgCTATTAAAGCAAGCGGATTTGGGAGCATCGGAACAGacaggagccgggagggggggggggggggggggaacacaaggggtgcccggggtggggtgggggggagaggcgggggggggcagatcccaggtgtggggcaggggagagggattGTGCAGAGGGAGGGGGACGGAGCGTCACCGCAGCCACCCTCGGTGGCACGGCACCCCCTCGTTTCCCAGGGCAGGGAGACCCCCAGCGACGCAgggtctgacccccccccccaccacacacacccccccccagcggTGGGGAGCCCCATCCCAGCCTTGGGGCACCCTCGGGTGCTCCCGGtggttcctcccccccccttccctgtccccactcAGTCCCATCCTTCGCTCTCCGGGGACACGGGGATTTAAAAGGTTTCAAACCAAAACCCTgaccgggctgggggggggctggggggggcctggggggggtgggggggggaggatgacAGGGGGATGAAGGTCACATCGCAGAGTCACAGCCCTGGAAACAGCCAggggtgaggggacagggggacagggtgGTCCCCGGGCACACCGCGTCATGGGATGGTGGCATCTCCTGCTCCCGGCTTGGTCCCCTCCCGTGTCCCAGTGCTGGATGTGGCCCATCCCGGAACTCGGTACATCCATCCGGGGCTGGATGTGGCCATCTGGGGATGGGATATGTCAATCCCAGAATGGGATATGATCATCCCAGGGCTGGATACAGCCCATCCCAGGACTTGGTACATCCATCTGGGGCTGGATATGGTCATCCCAGGGCTGGATGTAGCCATCTGGGGCTGGATATGGCCATCCTGGGGCTGGATATGGCCATCCTGGGGCTGGATGCATCCATCCTGGGGCAGGATGTGGTCATCCAGGACTGGATAAGTCCATCTTGGGGCTGGATATGTCCATCCCAGAGCTGGATATGGCCATCCCGGAGAGGGATATGGCCATCCCGGGGCTGGATAGTCATCCTGGGGCTGGATGTGGTCAACCCAGAGCAGGATATGTCCATCCTGGGGTGGGATATGTCAACCCTGCAATGGGATATGGccatcccagagctggatgcatcCATCCCGGGGCAGGATGTGGTCATCCAGGACTGGATAAGTCCATCTTGGGGCTGGATATGGCCATCCCAGAGCTGGATATGGCCATCCCGGAGAGGGATATGGCCATCCCGGGGCTGGATAGTCATCCTGGGGCTGGATATGTCCATCTCAGGGCTGGATGTGGCCACTCCGGGGCTGGATATGGCCATCCTAGGGTGGGACATGTTGATCCCAGAACAGGGTATGGTCatcccagagctggatacagCTCATTCCAGGACTTGATACGGCCATCCAGAGCTGGATATGGCCATCCTGGGGCTGGATATGGCCATCCTGGAGTGGGATACGGCCATCCTGGGCTGGATGTGGACATCCCAGGGATGGATATGTCCATCTTGGGGTGGGATATGTTGACCCTGGGGTGGGATATGTTGACGCTGGAATGGGATATGGTcatcccagagctggatgcattcATCCCAGGGCAGGATGTGGTTGTCCAGGGATGGATACAGCCATCCTGGGGCTGGATAAGTCCATCCTGGGGTTGGATATGTCCATCCCAGAGCGGGATATGTCCATTCCAGAATGGGATAAGGCCATTCCGGGGCTGGCCCTGCTGGGCACCAGGGCAGAGGGTTGTACCAGATCCAGTTCCCGACCGTGGAGCTCTTATGGCCACCGTCAGGAGCAGGGTTGGGATTTGGAATGGGATTTGGGCTGGGAGATTGTCGGCTCCATCCTGACATCCCCATGTCCTGACATCCCCATGTCCTGACATCCCCATGTTGGCTCTTTGGGGTTTTCCCTCCCTGCCTAAATCCCCTTTGGAGCTGGCAgcgaggggggtgggggtggcgtgGGGGCACCGACCCCAGTGAACGGGGCGAAAACCCACCCTTGATCTGGTGAAACTGGTGAAACTGGAAAACGGGACCTAATCCCTGCCTGCACCAACCCCTGCCTGCACCATCCCTGCCATCTCCAATCCCTGCCTGCACCATCCCTGCCTgtgccatccctgcctgcaccaacTCCTGCCTgcaccatccctgcctgcaccggtCCCTGCCTGCACCAATCCCTTCCTgcaccatccctgcctgcactggtccctgcctgcaccatccctgcctgcaccatcCCTGCCTGTACCAACTCCTGCCTGcgccatccctgcctgcaccaacTCCTGCCTGCACCATCCCTGCCTGCGCCATCCCTACCTgcaccatccctgcctgcaccggtCCCTGCCTGCACCATCCCTACCTGCGCCATCCCTGCCTGcgccatccctgcctgcaccggtccctgcctgcaggcagaggtggaggCAGGGAGCATCCTCGGGAGCACGAGGCCACCGCGGTGACCCCGAGcagagccacctcctgccccgCGCACCCTCAGAGGGACATCCCCGGTGCCACCGCGGTGCCATCCCACCCACGCCGGGAGCACGAAGGGCTCCGAGGGGTGCCGGGACCCCCATGTTCCCCCCGAGGGAAGGGCTGGCCCTGCCTCTCCCGCGTGGCTCGGGGGGTCTCCTACCTCCCGCCGGCACCCGGGGTCCGTCTCTCCCGTTGGCTCCTCGCCTCTGGAGCCCGGCCCGATGCATTTCACGGCGTTGGGGGGTCACTTAAAATGAAAACCCAGTCCTGCCGAGCTCGCTCCCGCTCCCGGGAGGCTGCACAGATTGCGTTAACCCCTCACCAGCCACCGGCTACCCACCGCTGCCGTCTccatcatcctcctcttcctccctcccgctCCTTGGGGGTGATGGGGATGCAGCTCCCTCCGCACCGGTCCCTCCTTGGGGACATCCACCTTGACCAGTAGCACCGGTGGGGTCCTGCCGGAgaagccggggcgggggggggatgtttTAGCCAGGACAGGGGATTCACCAGCCCTGGGAGACCCTCCCGGGGTCACACAGGAAGCCCAGGGCACGCGGGGGCCACGGGGACCACGTTATCTCCAGCCCAGTTTTCCCCATCCTTGTGAACTGGGGGGAGCGGGTGATGCCGGGCAGCGGGAAAGGCGACAGGACCCTCCCCAGTTTATCGCCTCCGATGGTGCGGGGTCACATCGgagcgggggggcgggaggggattTAAGAACCGAGATGTGGCTTCCCAAGGCCGGGAATGTGCCACTTCCCCGGGATCAGCTTCATCGTCCGGTGGCAAGACCCAGCCCCAGGTGCTTTTGGCACCCACCGCGTTTGGGAATGATCCAAGGACACACCTCGTCCTCCCGGGACCCCCCGGCAATGGGGAAAAGCCGGGACCcaaagggaaagggagggctgggggggcacagagaGACCCCCCCTGGGTCTGGTGTGGGGACAAGCCACGGGAAAGCCCATTGGGGGGAAGGTGACGGCGGGAAGGAGCAGCATCCCTCCCCCCGCACCCGCTCTCCGCCCGGAGCCGGGGAATGAAATCCCGGTTAAATCAAGCGAGGAAAACACGATGGAAAGCGATACAGGCCGGGGGAgtactcgggggggggggggggggggggacacagacacactgatggaggggggtgggagagCAAGGGGGGTGCGAGATGGGGACGACTGGGGCGGGGGGTTCATCCCCTTGGGAGTCAGAGGGATACTGGAAAATTGGGTTGTCCGGGTTTGTAGCGCCTGGGAATCGGGGATGGAGGGAAAACGTGTCTCCAAACCGGTGCTGAGAGCCCATAATCCCAACCTGGCACTGGTTCCCACTGGGCTACAAGCCCACGCTGGGACGTGGGATGGCCCCACACGGCCATTCCCACCGGGAGGTGCCACCTCGGGCGCCCCACGGCGCATCCCCGGCACCGGGGCCAAACTTCACCGGTTCCCagctcctccggccccgctccccagccccGCCGGAGCCGGCCAGACGCGTCTTGGCAGCGCCCAGGGCCGGGTGGAGCTGGGAGAACCTTTTCTTGCCGATCCAGGAGTCCGGCTGGCGCATCCCGCAGGGTGTAGCCGGCTCCCGGCCGCCCACCCATTGCGACACCCGCAGCCGCTGCCGGCGCGATGCCAGGGCCCCCGGGGGGGCACCCGGTGAGCTCCTGCCTACCGAGGAGCCGGGCGAGCATCCCGCTCCTTTggcttcccctcctcctcacGGGGAAGAAAGGCCCCGGAGGCTCCGTATCTGTTCAGACTCGCAGggcaaagggagggggggggggtgggattctgcccctctggggagacacccccccaaaagtgctgcctccggctctggggccaccaacagcagaaggacacggagctgttggagcggggccagaggaggccccggagatgctgggagggctggagcccctctgctgggagggggggctgagagagttgggggggttcagcctggagaagagaaggctccggggagaccttggagccccttccagtccctaaaggggggggtccaggaaagctggaaggggagggactcttgatgagggaggggagcgatgggacgagggggaagggttttaagctgaaaaaggagagatttaggttagatattgggaagaagttctttattttgagggtggtgagagcctggcccaggttgcccagagaagctgtggctgccccatccctggaggggttcaaggccaaggttggagggggcttggagcaacctgggctggtgggaggtgtccctgcccagggcagggggggggaccgggtggtcttcaaggtcccttcccacccaaagcatCCCATGATTCTATAAGAAACAGCCCCGcagcttttcccctctcccttggagttgcgggagccccgggggggggggggtctggggcggggggggggtgggggtggtgtcccctctccccaacTTGCTCCACGCCACCCCGGGACCACCCTTGCCCCCATTCTCTTGCTGCAGGTGACGAAGATgaaatggggatggggggggggggcgggacacgAGTCTCTGCACTGACATCCCTGGGGGCTGCCCCCCATCCGAGCGCCGCGGTCGAGCATCTCCCCGATGCCGGAGGTGGGGGGGTCACGGGAGCCGGGATAACACGGCACCgagggcgtggggggggggaaatctttCCGGGACTTTCCGAAGCGTTTTTGGGGAGGGCTGCCCGGTTCGGTAGGGTGGGGGGGATGCTGGTGCGCAGCTGGGTGCGTGGGAGAtgcgccccccccctcctctccccccccccccagaaagtGCCTTTCATCCACTCCCAGCCGCCTCTTAACGGCAATTAAAACCacctccagccccgctcctgcccggGGTGCTCTTAATCCACCCTTGGCACCCATAAaggcacccccggggggggggactggggaggggggggtgtgtgtgcagggagagCCCTGTGCACCCCCCAGGTCCCAattctgccccccc comes from the Numenius arquata unplaced genomic scaffold, bNumArq3.hap1.1 HAP1_SCAFFOLD_1544, whole genome shotgun sequence genome and includes:
- the LOC141478616 gene encoding ETS translocation variant 3-like protein, whose protein sequence is MQCSCLSPGLPVLPGSCWLPGLVFPEWAYKGESSPGSRQIQLWHFILELLQKEEFRHVIAWQQGEYGEFVIKDPEEVARLWGRRKCKPQMNYDKLSRALRYYYNKRILHKTKGKRFTYKFNFSKLLFLSCPLWDTHCPGTGLCHPPVVPPTVPSQLVLSRRVLGEPLGWHWGPRHPRHPHVLEKGVAPTRT